A genome region from Deltaproteobacteria bacterium includes the following:
- a CDS encoding pyridoxal-phosphate dependent enzyme, with protein sequence ETVSDEEAVEMARRLAKEEGILSGISCGAAAAVALRLARDDAFAGKTIVTVLPDSGERYLSTVLFAEG encoded by the coding sequence GAGACCGTGTCGGACGAGGAGGCCGTCGAGATGGCGCGGCGACTCGCCAAGGAGGAGGGCATCCTTTCCGGCATCTCGTGTGGCGCCGCGGCGGCGGTGGCGCTCCGGCTCGCGCGCGACGACGCGTTCGCCGGCAAGACGATCGTCACCGTGCTGCCGGACTCGGGCGAGCGGTACCTGTCGACGGTG